agactTCATAAAAGACCTGCGTTAAGGGTGTCTGagaattgtaaaacaaatctATAAAAAGTATCCAATTTGGATAACATTGTAAGCGCCAGAAAAACTTAAACTAATTGATGTAGAATTCGTACTTAGCTCTTCGATACTTTGAAACGTGCAAAACAGTTTCACAAAAATGCATTGTTGACCGAAACTTTGCAGGAAACTAAGCATGGGAACGATTAAAGTAGAAATTTGGCAACGGCAAAACAGGTACCAAGACAAATTTCCATTACGATTCGGTCTGGCTTGATTAGAATAAAAGGCTTGCAATGTACAGAAATTTACCTCACTATTACTCAATACTGTCACGATGATCAGTTAAAATTGGTGAgggaatttgaataaaatccaATGAAATAGTTTCAGTAGTAGTAATAGGGTTACGTGGTTCTGTAAATCTCCAACAATTATACCAATCCCTAATCAAACAAGCATCCACTTGGACAGAAAAAGGTCGTTTGACTTAAATCTGTAAATGGTCAATAAAATTACTTAATGCTTAATGCTAATTGATTCCAAAGCGGAAAACGTCAAACCGTGGCCTTGCACTTGAGCGCCCGATGCGGATGCAGATTCAGATTGACTGGAGGTCCATGTCGCTGGTGTTTCCTTCGGTGTGTTTCCATCCCATCGAATAATTCATGTTGTCCACtttcttcggtgaaatatCCCGTGTGAAACTTTACTCAGAACGTCAAATTGTGCCGAGTACTTCCGATTCCCAATGCCGCGCCGTGGTTGTCGTCCATCCGTGTTACGTCCGCTTCGCCGAACTAGGTTAATGGCGCACTGAAACATGTAACGTGTCAAGCCGGCCGGACAGCCGTCCGAAAGTTGTGCCCGCAATTCCTCAGCAGAACTCCTGCGCAGTCCAGCCGCTCCCACTAACTGTCGGTGTGCTTCCGTTTCCCGCTTCCTCTTGCAGTGACGAGAACACGGCCGTCAATCATTCGGGCGGCCATGCACTTCCGGCGAGCGTTGCCGACCCGGACGGCTGGCGAAGGCCCCGCAGCGAGTCATCGGCCGACGCCGAGAGCGTCTACATGACCAACGCCGTCATTCCCGACGGCACCTACGGACACGGCATGCTGTCGAGGAGATCGAGCGTAAGTAATAGGCCGCCGGACCACCCGAACTCCCATCGCTCACTTTGCTCGTTGCAGATCATGATCAACGGAGTGCCCAAGAAGCCGACCACGTTCTTCGGCGGCATCAAGGAGTGGTGCATCGCGTGGTGGCACTCCGGGCGCGACGACTCCGAGGACTACGGGTATGACGTCGAGGAACCGTCGGACTTAGGGTATGCAACACCAGTATCCATAGAAACCCCCCTACCAAGCTCAGTTACCAGGTAGAGGAAAGTCGGTCTCGGAaccactttttctttcttttctatgGCCACTTAAGCCGAACCTCTTTGTCTGCGTTTtgcgtttgctgtttgtttcgtgttttttcaaTGTGTTCTCGTTAGTGCTCACGGCAagcgaccagcagcagcagtcacactgtgttgtgttgtgtcccGCCAACAAGACCACGGACGGGGAGCGGCAAGGACACAACCTtaactcaaacacacacacacacactcatgAACTAGAAAAGAAACTGGAACACACGCGCCCTGTTTATGTTGTGGATGTTGTTCGCTGTTGTTGGCTTAgtctcaaaacaaaaactttgtAGCTCGTTTTCGTAGCCCGTTTTTCGTTAATTCACTCATCGGAGTCTAGTCCCTTTTCCGAAGGGTGCTGCTGGAAAACATCATAAAGAACTGATGTCCTCTCATCTCATTCGATTGCTAGTGATCacagtgaaaattgaaacgacgGATCTCGTACATTGATTACCCCattgcatacattcaggcgtTGGGGCAATAAGTTCTTCAGTctatttatatttaatttcttcttGAGTAGCGTAAAAAGTGAGAGAAGTTGCTTCGCTTAGCATCAAAGAGGTCCCCCGATATTCACTGCCCTGGGGAATAACATTGACGTGGAATTCACTGCATTTCGCCAAGAACGCATCCTTAAAATAGCCaagaacaataaaacaaccaTTTTCATAATTAACAGAATGCATGAACCTTCCAAACAAATTCCAATATGTCACACACAACGGAATGTCATTGTTTAAGTTCAACTCCTAACATTATGCAAGGCGATAAGCAAGAACGGTCATAAAATACGCCTAGAACTATGCAACAggaatcaatttaatttttccacatttcatCAAACTTGAAGCAAATGCAATTACACAGGACACGTCCATTCAAGCTTAAACCCTGTTTTACATTCGAAACCACGCTGGTTCATTAAAAAAACCGTTTCTGTTATGATTTGTCACGCTCCATTCCGACTATTTACACTCCGGAGCTGGGATGCGCTCGGCCGCGCCAgagccattttctttccgtcgCCAACAATTTATGATCCGTGGCTACATTtagtgtgtgttcgtgtgtgtgttttatcgTTGCGTTTTAGCTGCACCACTCGCTGCCACCGTGCGCGTCCGTTGTCCGTTGCTGGATGTTTCTCTCATCTtctcaccatcatcaccaccaccaccatcattatCATGGTCCGCGGAGGATGGTTGGTCCGCGGTGGTGTTGTCTCTCTAGGTTGAATCGCGCTGCATTagcacccacccacccatgTTCATTCATGTTCGCGACCGCCCGCTTCCAACCCCCACGGCATCCCCTCACGTCGTTCGTTTGCGTTCCGTTTGTTAgcgtttattgaatttttctcTCGCTTGATTCATGCCAACTTGCTGTTCGGCGCGGTGCGGTACCCGCCCGTCACACTCATtgacacacccacacacacccacacacacacatactaATAGCAGCCACCAGCCGCATTCCATTTCTTCTCACGTTCCGGGTGGAATCGTTGCTCTCGTTGTAGGTGCACCTCGCTCAATGTGATCCGCGAACCGTACGCGGCCGGCGGTCGGAGCAACGTCGTCAGCATGATACCGGACATCTCGCCCACCCCGAACCGGCCCGCGCTGCCCCCGCTGGCCCACCTGCAGGATCTGCACGGTGGGGCGCGTGACTCGCGCTCCCTGCCGAGCAGCAACCGGCTGGCGTCGCGCTCCGTGAGCCAGGACTCGGTGTACACGATCCTGATCCGGCTCCCGCCGGAGGGTGGCTCCGGGGACGAGCGGGCACCGTCGATCAAGATGATCCAGGACGATGTGCCGATGTCGATGACGGTGCCACCGCGCCGTCCGCTGCCGACGCGCGACTCCGACTACATACTGCCGGTGGCGCGCCGTCAAtcgaccgccaccaccgacttCCGGTTGCCGCTATCGGCCAAGATCATCTCGAAGCCGTTgtcgaagcagcagcagatccaCCAAGCCAACATGGCCCAGACGGCACGCCaggtgaagaagaagaagaaatcgcAGGAGAAGCGCCAGGAGACGAAGGCGGCCAAAACGCTGTCAGCGATCCTGCTCAGCTTCATCATCACCTGGACGCCGTACAACattctggtgctgctgaagcCGCTGACCGCGTGCACCAAGTGCATCCCGCAGGAGCTGTGGGACTTCTTCTACGCGCTCTGCTACATCAACTCGACGATCAACCCCGTCTGCTACGCGCTCTGCAACGCGTCCTTCCGCCGGACGTACGTGCGTATCCTCACCTGCAAGTGGCACACGCGTAACCGCGAGGCCATGACCCGCGGCGTCTACAACTAAgaccgccaccagcagggccaccaggcgcctccatttccaCGTACCAGAAAGCAAAGCGATTTACCAAAGCCGCGACGGAGCTGGCTCCAGATAACCCAAAACGGGATAGTGTAATTAGTCCAATGAGTCAAACGTCGGCGATTGTCGGTGAAGTCGGAGTTGGCAGAAACGATTGGAGGCTggacagccgccgccgccgggcgatGGTTTAATTAAGATTAATAAGCGGCAGCTCGCGGGCGTTCAACCCGGTCGCGGACAGCGCGAAAAGTGGGTTGAAAAATGAGACCGGAAATTAGGAAAAAGGTCCGCGAAACACGggacgaaaagaagaaaggtGAAACGTTTCACAGAAGAAAACCCCTGCCCGAATAGCGTTTTCCCGAATAGCCCGAGCCGGAAGCGCCGTACCGGATGCCCTTTTTAACTCGCAAGAATTCGGTGCCCGAAACACAACCGAGCTGCCGCTTCTGTCCGGCCAATCAAAGCTTCGGACTtggactcggactcggaagAAAATAATTGGCATCAGTGCGCATCAGGACGGGGAGAGGTCTCGAGCCCCGAGTTGATTGCGCTAAATCCTAACATATCCCTCGGTGGCGATAAACCTTCGagactcgggctcgggcggacggacggaattGATCGGGGCTCGGGGTGAATTCGTTTGATTCGCATACGTTTCCCCTTCATTAAAGCCGTGCCCCGGCCAGCTGCCGCAAAGGGGAATTTATtttgtgattatttttatgacaaaCCCCCTCGGGAGTGCCGAATAGCGCAACACACAATTAGTGGGGCTTATCGGTGAACGTTGATGGCACTAAGCTCGAGGCCGTCATCGGGTAGCGCCCGAAACGATTTATGGGTTTGCTGCGTAACTGGTGGTGTATTTTTCACTTGCAAATGGTACAGCCGATGCCGATTTGGATTGATTGCCCTTACCAGGACGGACCCCGTGGAGAGTATCTTTGGACATTTTGGCGATTGTGCGTTTTACGGCCTAATGGAatcgaacaaacaacaaaccgatGTGAAACCAATGTCAGGACTTGTTTCACTCACGAAACtacacgaaaac
The nucleotide sequence above comes from Anopheles bellator chromosome 1, idAnoBellAS_SP24_06.2, whole genome shotgun sequence. Encoded proteins:
- the LOC131215385 gene encoding muscarinic acetylcholine receptor DM1, which encodes MGFPFERTTVDSFLSRYTTETSISTAAATATSSATPTTSVATVVEDLYLNVTLLASTATSLIGANGSAALEVPEEEPTYSLAQIIILGIIATALSILTVAGNVMVMISFKIDKQLQTISNYFLFSLAIADFAIGLISMPLFSVTTLLGYWPLGPHICDTWLALDYLASNASVLNLLIISFDRYFSVTRPLTYRAKRTTTRAAIMIGAAWGISLLLWPPWIYSWPYIEGKRTVPEKECYIQFIETNHYITFGTAIAAFYVPVTVMCFLYYRIWRETKKRQKELKNLTGDRKKDSSKRSNSSDENTAVNHSGGHALPASVADPDGWRRPRSESSADAESVYMTNAVIPDGTYGHGMLSRRSSIMINGVPKKPTTFFGGIKEWCIAWWHSGRDDSEDYGYDVEEPSDLGYATPVSIETPLPSSVTRCTSLNVIREPYAAGGRSNVVSMIPDISPTPNRPALPPLAHLQDLHGGARDSRSLPSSNRLASRSVSQDSVYTILIRLPPEGGSGDERAPSIKMIQDDVPMSMTVPPRRPLPTRDSDYILPVARRQSTATTDFRLPLSAKIISKPLSKQQQIHQANMAQTARQVKKKKKSQEKRQETKAAKTLSAILLSFIITWTPYNILVLLKPLTACTKCIPQELWDFFYALCYINSTINPVCYALCNASFRRTYVRILTCKWHTRNREAMTRGVYN